A window of Amycolatopsis australiensis contains these coding sequences:
- a CDS encoding alpha/beta fold hydrolase has translation MEFAVAPTEAAALEELTLTVGGHRHSALAAGPESGELVLLLHGWPEFADAWTEQLHALGEAGYRALAVDQRGYARGARPAGVEHYGIEHLVGDALAFADSQGADRFHLVARDWGGMVAWVLATARPDRLRSLTVLSTPHPSALQRAAATDDGQFHDLGYIRFFRRGVGKAEKFLLRDEAAQLRAVYNRRIPAEIVERTVERLSEPGALTATLNWYRGATNDAFDVPAGRITVPTLYLWGSEDPYLGQSAAELTVHHIDADYRFQIVEGASQWMAMEAPDEVIALLLDHLRRH, from the coding sequence ATGGAATTCGCCGTCGCGCCGACGGAAGCCGCCGCGCTGGAGGAATTGACCCTCACGGTCGGCGGCCACCGGCACAGCGCGCTCGCGGCCGGGCCCGAGTCCGGCGAGCTCGTGCTGCTGCTGCACGGCTGGCCCGAGTTCGCCGACGCCTGGACCGAGCAGCTGCACGCCCTCGGCGAGGCCGGCTACCGCGCGCTCGCGGTCGACCAGCGCGGATACGCCCGCGGCGCGCGCCCGGCCGGCGTCGAGCACTACGGGATCGAGCACCTGGTCGGCGACGCGCTGGCCTTCGCCGACAGCCAGGGCGCCGACCGGTTCCACCTGGTCGCCCGCGACTGGGGCGGCATGGTGGCCTGGGTCCTGGCGACGGCGCGGCCGGACCGGCTGCGGTCGCTGACGGTGCTCTCGACCCCGCACCCGTCGGCCCTGCAGCGCGCGGCCGCCACCGACGACGGCCAGTTCCACGACCTCGGGTACATCCGCTTCTTCCGCCGCGGCGTCGGCAAGGCCGAGAAATTCCTCTTACGCGACGAAGCCGCGCAATTACGCGCTGTCTACAATCGCCGGATTCCGGCCGAGATCGTCGAGCGCACCGTCGAGCGCCTTTCCGAACCGGGCGCGCTGACGGCGACGCTGAATTGGTACCGCGGCGCGACGAACGACGCGTTCGACGTTCCGGCGGGCCGCATCACGGTGCCGACGCTCTACCTGTGGGGCAGCGAGGACCCGTACCTCGGCCAGAGCGCGGCGGAGCTGACGGTCCACCACATCGACGCGGACTACCGCTTCCAGATCGTCGAGGGCGCGAGCCAGTGGATGGCGATGGAAGCCCCGGACGAGGTGATCGCCCTTCTGCTCGACCACCTCCGCCGCCACTGA
- a CDS encoding acyl-CoA dehydrogenase family protein, whose amino-acid sequence MSDLLYSDVEEDLRASVRDLLKDKASAEALLARVETAEGYDLKLWRTLAEEVGIAGLAVPEELGGHGASAREVAVVAEELGRSVAPVPFLGSVVLATTALVHAGAADFVRRLATGQATGALAVTLSTAPGAGFPSSVTASPAGTLSGRVGTVADASAADLLVVPAAGPDGPALYVVEASAATVSELVSFDLTRRVADVELSDAPGVLVASGPQAAAALEEALLTGAGILASEQTGVAEWALTETVAYLKGRYQFGRPVGGFQALKHRLANLYTDLVIARAAARNAADALATGTDVPIAVAVAQARVAPIAVKAAEEAIQLHGGIGMTWEHPAHLYLKRAKADELALGTPGRHRARLADLVNLPA is encoded by the coding sequence ATGAGCGACCTGCTGTATTCGGACGTCGAGGAAGACCTGCGCGCCTCGGTCCGGGACCTGTTGAAGGACAAGGCTTCGGCGGAGGCGCTGCTGGCGCGCGTCGAGACGGCCGAGGGGTACGACCTGAAGCTGTGGCGCACGCTGGCCGAGGAGGTCGGCATCGCCGGGCTGGCGGTGCCCGAGGAGCTGGGCGGGCACGGCGCTTCGGCCCGCGAAGTGGCCGTCGTGGCCGAGGAGCTGGGCCGCAGCGTGGCGCCGGTGCCGTTCCTGGGCAGCGTGGTGCTGGCGACGACGGCGCTGGTGCACGCGGGCGCCGCCGACTTCGTCCGCCGCCTCGCGACGGGCCAGGCGACCGGCGCGCTGGCCGTCACGCTGTCCACGGCGCCCGGCGCGGGCTTCCCGTCGTCGGTGACGGCCTCGCCGGCGGGAACGCTGTCCGGCCGGGTGGGCACGGTCGCCGACGCCTCGGCGGCGGACCTGCTCGTCGTCCCGGCCGCCGGCCCGGACGGCCCCGCGCTGTACGTGGTCGAGGCATCCGCCGCGACGGTGTCGGAGCTGGTCTCGTTCGACCTGACCCGGCGCGTGGCCGACGTCGAGCTGTCGGACGCGCCGGGGGTCCTGGTGGCCTCGGGACCGCAAGCGGCGGCGGCGCTGGAGGAGGCGCTGCTGACCGGCGCGGGCATCCTGGCGTCGGAGCAGACGGGCGTCGCCGAGTGGGCGCTCACCGAGACGGTGGCCTACCTCAAGGGCCGCTACCAGTTCGGCCGCCCGGTGGGCGGGTTCCAGGCCCTCAAGCACCGGCTGGCGAACCTGTACACGGACCTGGTGATCGCCCGCGCGGCGGCCCGCAACGCGGCGGACGCACTGGCCACGGGCACCGACGTGCCGATCGCGGTGGCGGTCGCGCAGGCCCGGGTGGCGCCGATCGCGGTGAAGGCGGCGGAGGAGGCGATCCAGCTGCACGGCGGCATCGGGATGACCTGGGAGCACCCCGCGCACCTGTACCTCAAGCGCGCCAAGGCCGACGAGCTGGCACTCGGCACGCCGGGCAGGCACCGGGCCCGCCTGGCGGACCTGGTGAACCTGCCCGCCTGA
- a CDS encoding acyl-CoA dehydrogenase family protein, translating into MTVTAEDLTRQVREFLAAHDPGTTDRLEFLRARFDAGLAWIHFPAGLGGQNAPRALQSVVDNAFAEAGAPDNNPRRIGIGLGMAAPTILAFGTPEQRERYLRPLWTGEEVWCQLFSEPGAGSDLAALGTRAVRDGDDWIVTGQKVWTSGAHESQWAILVTRTDPDVPKHQGMTYFLCDMTAPGVEVRPLRQITGEAEFNEVFLTDVRIPDTQRLGAVGEGWKVAQTTLMNERVAIGGHVLPREGGLIGIVAKTWRERPELRTPELRDRLVKHWVEAETLRLAGTRLRQQLAAGAPGPEGSAMKVAFSELNQALTGLEVELLGEEGLAYDDWTFRRPAIVDFTGREAGYRYLRAKGNSIEGGTSEILRNIIAERVLGLPSEPRVDKDVAWKDLPR; encoded by the coding sequence GTGACTGTCACCGCCGAAGACCTGACGCGCCAGGTGCGCGAGTTCCTGGCCGCGCACGACCCCGGGACCACCGACCGGCTGGAGTTCCTGCGGGCCCGGTTCGACGCCGGTCTCGCGTGGATCCACTTCCCCGCCGGCCTCGGCGGCCAGAACGCCCCGCGCGCCCTGCAGTCCGTTGTGGACAATGCGTTCGCGGAAGCGGGTGCGCCGGACAACAACCCGCGCCGGATCGGCATCGGCCTCGGCATGGCCGCGCCGACCATCCTCGCCTTCGGCACGCCGGAGCAGCGCGAGCGCTACCTGCGTCCACTGTGGACCGGCGAGGAGGTGTGGTGCCAGCTGTTCTCCGAGCCCGGCGCCGGCTCCGACCTCGCCGCGCTCGGCACGCGGGCGGTGCGCGACGGCGACGACTGGATCGTCACCGGCCAGAAGGTGTGGACGTCCGGGGCGCACGAGTCGCAGTGGGCGATCCTGGTCACCCGCACCGACCCGGACGTGCCGAAGCACCAGGGCATGACGTACTTCCTGTGCGACATGACCGCGCCCGGCGTCGAGGTCCGGCCGCTGCGCCAGATCACCGGCGAGGCCGAGTTCAACGAGGTGTTCCTGACCGACGTCCGGATTCCGGACACCCAGCGCCTCGGCGCGGTCGGTGAAGGCTGGAAGGTCGCGCAGACGACGCTGATGAACGAGCGCGTCGCGATCGGCGGGCACGTCCTGCCCCGCGAGGGCGGGCTGATCGGGATCGTCGCGAAGACCTGGCGCGAGCGGCCCGAGCTGCGCACGCCCGAGCTGCGTGACCGGCTGGTGAAGCACTGGGTCGAGGCGGAGACGCTGCGGCTGGCCGGCACCCGGCTGCGCCAGCAGCTGGCGGCCGGGGCGCCCGGGCCGGAAGGCTCGGCCATGAAGGTCGCCTTCTCCGAGCTGAACCAGGCGCTCACCGGCCTGGAGGTCGAGCTGCTGGGCGAAGAAGGTCTGGCCTACGACGACTGGACGTTCCGGCGCCCGGCGATCGTCGACTTCACCGGCCGCGAAGCCGGCTACCGCTACCTGCGCGCGAAGGGCAACTCCATCGAGGGCGGCACCTCGGAGATCCTGCGCAACATCATCGCCGAGCGCGTGCTGGGCCTGCCCTCGGAGCCGCGTGTCGACAAGGACGTCGCCTGGAAGGACCTGCCCCGATGA
- a CDS encoding acyl-CoA dehydrogenase family protein, which yields MDFAFDEKTEELRGRLLEFMDSHIYPAEPVFEQQLAERDDPWAIPPVMDELKAEARKRGLWNFFLPGDHGAGLTNLQYAPLAEITGRSIRLAPTALNCAAPDTGNMEVLAMFGNDDQQKQWLEPLLNGEIRSAFAMTEPDVASSDARNIETAIRRDGDEYVVNGRKWYISGAMNPACKIFIVMGKTDPEAAPHKQQSMILVPRDTPGVTVKRGMHVFGYDDSDHGGHAEVLFEDVRVPVENLIAGEGDGFAIAQARLGPGRIHHCMRAIGMAERALELMCRRAISREAFGKPIAQQGVVQDWIAESRVRIEQQRLLVLKTAWLMDTVGNQGAHTEIQAIKISTPSAVEWILDKAVQVHGAGGVSQDFPLAAMWAGNRTLRLADGPDEVHKRSLARRELKKYLSEGAK from the coding sequence ATGGACTTCGCGTTCGACGAGAAGACCGAGGAGCTGCGCGGGCGGCTCCTCGAGTTCATGGACTCGCACATCTACCCCGCCGAGCCGGTGTTCGAACAGCAGCTCGCCGAGCGCGACGACCCGTGGGCCATCCCGCCGGTCATGGACGAGCTGAAGGCCGAGGCCCGCAAGCGCGGCCTGTGGAACTTCTTCCTCCCCGGCGACCACGGTGCGGGCCTGACGAACCTCCAGTACGCGCCGCTGGCGGAGATCACCGGCCGCAGCATCCGGCTGGCGCCGACCGCGCTCAACTGCGCCGCGCCGGACACCGGGAACATGGAAGTGCTGGCCATGTTCGGCAACGACGACCAGCAGAAGCAGTGGCTGGAACCGTTGCTGAACGGGGAAATCCGCTCCGCGTTCGCGATGACCGAGCCCGACGTCGCCTCCTCCGACGCCCGCAACATCGAGACCGCGATCCGCCGCGACGGCGACGAATACGTCGTCAACGGCCGCAAGTGGTACATCTCCGGCGCGATGAACCCCGCGTGCAAGATCTTCATCGTGATGGGCAAGACCGATCCCGAAGCCGCGCCGCACAAGCAGCAGAGCATGATCCTGGTTCCCCGCGACACGCCGGGCGTCACGGTCAAGCGCGGCATGCACGTGTTCGGCTACGACGACAGCGACCACGGCGGCCACGCCGAGGTGCTGTTCGAGGACGTCCGCGTGCCGGTCGAGAACCTCATCGCCGGCGAGGGCGACGGGTTCGCCATCGCCCAGGCGCGGCTCGGGCCGGGCCGCATCCACCACTGCATGCGCGCCATCGGCATGGCCGAACGCGCGCTGGAGCTCATGTGCCGCCGGGCGATCTCGCGCGAGGCGTTCGGCAAGCCGATCGCCCAGCAGGGCGTGGTGCAGGACTGGATCGCCGAGTCCCGCGTGCGGATCGAGCAGCAGCGGCTGCTGGTGCTCAAGACCGCGTGGCTGATGGACACCGTCGGCAACCAGGGCGCGCACACCGAGATCCAGGCGATCAAGATCTCCACCCCGAGCGCCGTCGAATGGATCCTCGACAAGGCCGTGCAGGTGCACGGCGCGGGCGGCGTCAGCCAGGACTTCCCGCTCGCCGCGATGTGGGCCGGGAACCGGACGCTGCGCCTGGCCGACGGGCCCGACGAGGTGCACAAGCGCTCGCTGGCCCGGCGGGAACTCAAGAAGTACCTCTCGGAGGGCGCCAAGTGA
- a CDS encoding phosphotransferase family protein: MTRTDPPGLDLDRLRAHLDAQRPGMVAGELTADVVEGGRSNLTYVVGDGRSRWVVRRPPLGHVLPTAHDMTREFRVISGLRDTAVPVPEAILLCEEPGVLGAQFYVMSFVEGTPYRTADELAALGEQRTRAIAEALVDTLVDLHSVDPAAAGLAGFGRPEGFLERQLRRWKKQLDASRSRDLPGIEELHDRLAAAVPVSGKPSIVHGDYRLDNVLVDRTDRISAVLDWEMSTLGDPLTDLALLVAYAERDKVSLQFVSNASSAPGYPTTDEVVRRYAELSGRDVSQLNWYVSFAFFKLAVILEGIHYRFSKGQTVGAGFEGVGAGVAPLIAHGNEILKEEK, translated from the coding sequence ATGACCCGCACCGACCCGCCGGGGCTCGACCTGGACCGGCTGCGCGCCCACCTGGACGCGCAGCGGCCCGGGATGGTCGCCGGGGAGCTGACCGCGGACGTCGTCGAGGGCGGCCGGTCCAACCTCACCTACGTGGTGGGCGACGGCCGCTCGCGCTGGGTCGTACGCCGCCCGCCGCTCGGGCACGTGCTGCCCACGGCGCACGACATGACCCGCGAGTTCCGGGTGATCTCCGGCCTGCGCGACACCGCCGTGCCGGTGCCCGAGGCGATCCTGCTCTGCGAGGAACCCGGCGTCCTCGGCGCGCAGTTCTACGTCATGAGCTTCGTGGAGGGCACGCCGTACCGGACCGCCGACGAGCTGGCGGCACTCGGCGAGCAGCGGACCCGGGCGATCGCCGAAGCGCTGGTCGACACGCTCGTCGACCTGCACTCGGTCGACCCGGCCGCCGCTGGCCTGGCGGGCTTCGGCCGCCCGGAAGGCTTCCTCGAGCGGCAGCTGCGGCGGTGGAAGAAGCAGCTGGACGCCTCGCGCAGCCGGGATCTGCCCGGCATCGAAGAGCTGCACGACCGGCTCGCGGCCGCGGTGCCCGTCTCCGGGAAGCCGTCGATCGTCCACGGCGACTACCGGCTGGACAACGTCCTGGTCGACCGGACCGACCGGATCTCGGCCGTGCTCGACTGGGAGATGTCGACGCTCGGCGACCCGCTCACCGACCTCGCGCTGCTGGTGGCCTACGCCGAGCGCGACAAGGTGTCCCTGCAGTTCGTCTCCAACGCCAGCTCGGCGCCGGGCTACCCGACGACCGACGAAGTCGTGCGGCGCTACGCCGAACTCTCGGGCCGGGACGTCTCGCAGCTGAACTGGTATGTCAGCTTCGCCTTCTTCAAGCTGGCGGTGATCCTGGAAGGCATCCACTACCGCTTCAGCAAGGGCCAGACGGTCGGGGCGGGCTTCGAAGGCGTCGGCGCCGGGGTCGCGCCGCTCATCGCGCACGGCAACGAGATTCTCAAAGAGGAGAAGTAA
- a CDS encoding MaoC family dehydratase codes for MREFENLDAFAAAVGEHLGYSEWLKVTQDRVNQFADATDDHQWIHVDEPMATAGPFGGTIAHGFLTLSLLSAFGPKIYKVNGIKMGINYGLNKVRFPQPVKVGSKVRAGAELVEVTDIPGGKQAVSKWTVEIDGEAKPACVAEWVTRFLA; via the coding sequence ATGCGCGAGTTCGAGAACCTGGACGCGTTCGCCGCCGCCGTCGGCGAGCACCTCGGGTACAGCGAGTGGCTGAAGGTCACCCAGGACCGGGTCAACCAGTTCGCCGACGCCACCGACGACCACCAGTGGATCCACGTCGACGAGCCGATGGCGACCGCGGGCCCGTTCGGCGGCACCATCGCGCACGGCTTCCTGACGCTGTCGCTGCTCTCGGCGTTCGGGCCGAAGATCTACAAGGTCAACGGCATCAAGATGGGCATCAACTACGGACTCAACAAGGTCCGCTTCCCGCAGCCGGTGAAGGTCGGCTCGAAGGTGCGCGCCGGCGCCGAGCTGGTGGAGGTCACCGACATCCCGGGCGGCAAGCAGGCGGTGTCGAAGTGGACGGTCGAGATCGACGGCGAGGCGAAGCCGGCCTGCGTCGCCGAATGGGTGACGCGGTTCCTCGCGTGA
- the fabG gene encoding 3-oxoacyl-ACP reductase FabG: protein MTDSPSRVAVVTGAGRGIGAAIAARLADDGFAVGLLDLDEAGVKQGAEAIVAKGGKAVGVALDVRDAEQVEAAVTRVAEELGPPVVLVNNAGITRDNLLFKMTEQDWDSVLDVHLKGSFLMTRAVQKYMTEQKYGRIVNLSSTSALGNRGQVNYSAAKAGMQGFTKTLAIELGKFNVTANAIAPGFIATDMTAATAERIGMSFEDFKAAAASQIPVQRVGTPDDIAHLASFLVSEGAGFISGQVVYAAGGPKD, encoded by the coding sequence GTGACCGATTCCCCTTCCCGTGTCGCCGTGGTCACCGGTGCCGGCCGCGGCATCGGTGCCGCCATCGCCGCCCGGCTCGCCGATGACGGCTTCGCCGTCGGGCTGCTGGACCTGGACGAGGCCGGTGTCAAGCAGGGCGCCGAGGCGATCGTCGCGAAGGGCGGCAAGGCCGTCGGCGTCGCGCTGGACGTGCGGGACGCCGAGCAGGTCGAGGCGGCCGTCACCCGCGTCGCCGAAGAGCTGGGCCCGCCGGTCGTGCTCGTCAACAACGCCGGCATCACGCGCGACAACCTGCTGTTCAAGATGACCGAGCAGGACTGGGACTCGGTGCTCGACGTGCACCTCAAGGGCTCCTTCCTGATGACCCGCGCGGTGCAGAAGTACATGACCGAGCAGAAGTACGGCCGGATCGTCAACCTCTCCAGCACCTCGGCGCTGGGCAACCGCGGCCAGGTCAACTACTCCGCCGCGAAGGCCGGCATGCAGGGCTTCACCAAGACGCTGGCCATCGAGCTGGGCAAGTTCAACGTCACGGCCAACGCGATCGCGCCGGGCTTCATCGCCACCGACATGACCGCCGCGACCGCCGAGCGCATCGGCATGAGCTTCGAGGACTTCAAGGCGGCGGCCGCGTCGCAGATCCCGGTGCAGCGCGTCGGCACGCCCGACGACATCGCGCACCTCGCCTCCTTCCTGGTGAGCGAGGGCGCCGGGTTCATCTCGGGCCAGGTCGTCTACGCCGCCGGCGGACCGAAGGACTGA
- a CDS encoding response regulator transcription factor: MRILVTEDDADLRLAITTSLRGAGFAVDAAGDLPTADELLWVNDHDCAVFDRLLPGGDALDYVERKRRTGWTVPVLFLTALGDPAQRLAGLRRGGDDYLEKPFLAEEMVARVRSLCRRSGQPQAAVLRCAGVELDTGRREVRRAGVLLSLTRTEFDLLERLMTDAGRPVTRRDLVAHAWPDPPSSNALDVAIGNLRRKLGEPQPVRTVPKVGYVIDA; encoded by the coding sequence GTGCGGATCTTGGTCACCGAGGACGACGCGGATCTCCGCCTGGCGATCACCACCTCCCTGCGCGGCGCCGGGTTCGCGGTCGACGCCGCGGGCGACCTCCCGACCGCCGACGAGCTGCTGTGGGTCAACGACCACGACTGCGCGGTGTTCGACCGGCTGCTGCCGGGCGGCGACGCGCTGGACTACGTCGAGCGGAAACGCCGGACCGGCTGGACCGTGCCCGTGCTTTTCCTGACCGCGCTGGGCGATCCGGCCCAGCGCCTGGCCGGGCTGCGCCGCGGCGGGGACGACTACCTCGAAAAGCCGTTCCTGGCCGAGGAAATGGTCGCGCGGGTGCGCAGCCTGTGCCGCCGCAGCGGGCAGCCGCAGGCGGCCGTCCTGCGGTGCGCCGGCGTCGAGCTCGACACCGGACGGCGCGAAGTGCGCCGCGCCGGGGTGCTGCTGAGCCTGACCCGCACCGAGTTCGACCTGCTGGAACGGCTCATGACCGACGCCGGCCGTCCGGTGACCCGCCGGGACCTCGTCGCGCACGCCTGGCCGGATCCGCCGTCGTCCAACGCGCTGGACGTGGCGATCGGGAACCTGCGCCGCAAGCTGGGTGAACCACAGCCGGTGCGGACCGTGCCGAAGGTCGGCTACGTCATCGACGCCTGA
- a CDS encoding helix-turn-helix transcriptional regulator: MTTPVVLSADRHNGGADGLLASAVADVVVMTSAGGGEPDPIAPLRRIDLRNLGRGVRYRVLVPDRARLDPAVAARLTTLTRAGAVVRTVPRVPASALVVDHGVAVLPARRGRPSAVTAVHLPAVVTTVLELFERVWAEATPFVSAGGCGEAGLTPRERELLTLLSAGCTDDSAAARLDLSVRTVRRMVSDLMHRLGARSRFQAGVKAAGRGWLLERAS; the protein is encoded by the coding sequence ATGACCACGCCCGTCGTCCTGTCCGCGGACCGCCACAACGGCGGTGCCGACGGACTGCTCGCTTCGGCCGTCGCGGACGTCGTCGTGATGACGTCCGCGGGCGGCGGCGAGCCGGACCCGATCGCGCCGCTGCGCCGGATCGACCTGCGCAACCTCGGCCGCGGCGTGCGGTACCGCGTGCTCGTGCCCGACCGCGCCCGGCTCGACCCGGCCGTGGCCGCCCGGCTGACCACGCTGACGCGGGCGGGTGCCGTCGTGCGGACCGTCCCGCGGGTGCCCGCCAGCGCGCTGGTGGTCGACCACGGCGTGGCCGTGCTGCCCGCGCGCCGTGGCCGACCATCAGCGGTCACGGCCGTCCACCTGCCCGCCGTCGTCACCACCGTCCTGGAGCTGTTCGAGCGTGTCTGGGCGGAGGCGACGCCGTTCGTGTCCGCCGGCGGATGCGGCGAGGCCGGGCTCACCCCGCGGGAGCGGGAGCTGCTGACCCTGCTTTCGGCGGGCTGCACCGACGACTCGGCCGCCGCCCGGCTGGACCTGTCGGTGCGGACGGTCCGCCGGATGGTGTCCGACCTGATGCACCGGCTGGGTGCGCGCAGCCGGTTCCAGGCGGGCGTGAAGGCCGCCGGCCGCGGCTGGCTGCTGGAGCGGGCGAGCTGA
- a CDS encoding AfsR/SARP family transcriptional regulator, with protein sequence MSFGVLGPLEVREPGGAEVRVGTGKPAALLSALLVHANAWVSVDELIAMIWQEQDVPPSAERNLKTYVWRLRRALPAPAAGPRIESTARAYRIRVDPGELDVDEAQRLFEAAGRTGDPEAAAGLLTEALRLWRGRPYGGTGWAAPAVGFAEQLHRRIRNRLADLYAGTGRHDEAAVLARALVTEDPLREDSWTRLVLALHHGGRRAEALEAFESARAVLLAELGVEPGPALAAAHRRVLRGDRPGGAPGDLARIEDLLVGAVRAIETAVRLADRIGVTVPALPALPVAVGGVPA encoded by the coding sequence GTGTCGTTCGGGGTGCTCGGGCCACTCGAGGTGCGCGAGCCGGGCGGGGCCGAGGTGAGGGTGGGCACCGGCAAGCCCGCTGCCCTCCTTTCGGCGTTGCTGGTCCACGCTAATGCCTGGGTGAGCGTAGACGAGCTGATCGCCATGATCTGGCAGGAACAGGACGTGCCGCCCTCGGCGGAGCGGAACCTGAAGACCTACGTGTGGCGCTTGCGCCGGGCCCTGCCGGCGCCGGCCGCCGGGCCGCGGATCGAAAGCACGGCCCGGGCGTACCGCATCCGCGTCGACCCCGGAGAACTCGACGTCGACGAGGCCCAGCGCCTCTTCGAGGCCGCGGGCCGCACCGGTGACCCGGAAGCCGCGGCCGGCCTGCTCACCGAAGCGCTCCGGCTGTGGCGTGGCCGTCCCTACGGCGGCACCGGCTGGGCCGCTCCCGCCGTCGGCTTCGCCGAGCAGCTGCACCGGCGGATCCGGAACCGGCTGGCCGATCTGTACGCCGGCACCGGGCGGCACGACGAAGCCGCCGTCCTCGCGCGGGCGCTGGTCACCGAGGACCCGCTGCGGGAGGACTCCTGGACCCGGCTGGTCTTGGCGCTGCACCACGGCGGCCGTCGCGCCGAGGCCCTCGAAGCGTTCGAAAGCGCCCGCGCGGTGCTGCTGGCCGAACTCGGCGTCGAACCCGGGCCCGCGCTCGCCGCCGCGCACCGGCGGGTGCTCCGCGGCGATCGGCCCGGCGGCGCCCCGGGCGACCTCGCCCGGATCGAGGACCTCCTGGTGGGTGCGGTGCGCGCGATCGAAACCGCGGTGCGGCTCGCCGACCGGATCGGTGTCACCGTGCCGGCACTTCCGGCTCTCCCCGTCGCCGTGGGAGGTGTTCCCGCATGA
- a CDS encoding response regulator transcription factor, with protein sequence MSRPKGRVLIVEDEEDIRMAVTAELSAAGFVVDAVGTLADAAGTIEAAGHACAVFDRMLPDGDALGFVDALRRRGWTVPVLFLTARDSGADRVAGFTHGGDDYVTKPFLMAELLARVLNLCRRAGRRPPVLRHADLEVDCARGEVRRGGVLLSLSAREFAILEYLATRRGNAVTRAELIEHCWDAEPMANVVDAVVKRLRRKLGHPDPVDTVRGVGYRLS encoded by the coding sequence ATGAGCCGACCGAAGGGCCGGGTGCTGATCGTCGAAGACGAAGAGGACATCCGGATGGCCGTCACCGCCGAGCTGAGCGCCGCCGGATTCGTGGTCGACGCGGTGGGCACGCTCGCCGACGCGGCCGGGACGATCGAGGCCGCCGGGCACGCCTGCGCGGTCTTCGACCGGATGCTGCCCGACGGCGACGCGCTCGGGTTCGTGGACGCCCTCCGCCGCCGGGGCTGGACGGTGCCCGTGCTGTTCCTGACCGCCCGCGACTCCGGCGCGGACCGGGTCGCGGGGTTCACCCACGGCGGCGACGACTACGTGACCAAGCCGTTCCTGATGGCCGAGCTGCTCGCCCGGGTGCTCAACCTGTGCCGGCGGGCCGGCAGGCGGCCGCCCGTGCTGCGGCACGCCGACCTGGAGGTCGACTGCGCGCGCGGGGAAGTGCGGCGCGGCGGCGTGCTGCTGTCGCTGAGCGCACGGGAGTTCGCGATCCTCGAATACCTGGCGACCCGGCGGGGGAACGCCGTGACCCGCGCCGAGCTCATCGAGCACTGCTGGGACGCCGAGCCGATGGCCAACGTCGTGGACGCGGTGGTCAAGCGGCTGCGGCGCAAACTCGGGCACCCGGACCCGGTCGACACGGTCCGCGGGGTCGGGTACCGGCTGTCATGA